CTCTCCGTGCTCGGCGATTACCACACCGCCCGCCCGGCAAGCCTCGACCCGAAGACCGCGGAACTGGTGGCGATCGCCGCCGCCGCAGGTGCCGGCGCCGACAGCTGCGTGTGGGTGCATATCGGGACGGCCCTGAAGGAAGGGGCGACCAGAGACGAGATCCTCGACGCCATCCTCATCGCCGGCATCATCGGCAAGACCCGCGTGCTCGCCCCGGCCCTCAGGGCATTCAGGGACAGGCTGCCAGAGACGGATTCTTTATCCACGAGTCCGAAGAATAGATCGTGATGAATACCGCGCCCGTAGGGAAGGCCCAGATAAAGCAGGTGATGCGGCTTGAGGCGAAGGCCCGCCGGTGTGCCCTCTCCCCCGAAGCGATCGAGGAGAAAAGCCGGGCGATCACCGGCCGCCTCCTCGCCCTCGCCGACGGCGCGGGGACGGTGATGGTCTATGTCTCAAAGCCCCCTGAGGTCGAGACTGCCGGGCTGATCGACGCCCTCCTTTCCGCCGGAAAGCGGGTTGTCATCCCGATCATCGAGAAGGAGCGGCGAACGCTTCGCCTCTCCTATCTGACCGATAGGTCGGTCCTCGTCGAGAGCACCTTCCATGTCCCCGAACCGATCGGCAGTGAGGTGCCGGCCTCCGCCGACGACCTCGACCTGATCGTCGTCCCGGTCGTCGGGTTCGACCGGACCGGCAGCCGCATCGGCTACGGCGCCGGTTATTATGACCGCTTCCTCTCCCGGGCGCCCGATGTCCCGGTGGTCGGCGCTGCTTTTTCGTGCCAGGAAGTGCCGTCCGTCCCCTGCGAAGCCTTTGACCGCCGGATGGACCTTGTCGTTACCGAGGACGAGGTCATCGCCTGCACCTGTTAGTGCCGCATTGTGATCTTTTATATATTGGTATCACTAACTTTGAGTAAATCCCATTCACTGGAGATATACTCATGCAGAAAGATCAGATTGAAGTAACGGTGAAGGAGGCCTACCACGAGGATGCCGGTCGGGGGATCGCACGCCTCGGCATGGACGTGATGAAGGCCCTCAACCTCGTTTCCGGCGATGTGATCGAGATCCAGGGCAAGCAGAAGGCCGCGGCCATCGTCTGGCCCGGCTATCCCGAGGACATCGGGAAAGGCATCATCAGGATCGACGGCAACATCCGCGGCAACGCCCATACCGGCATCGACGACACTGTCAAAATCCGGAAGGTAGAGGCAAGCTACGGCCAGAAGGTCGTCTTCCAGCCGACCCAGCCGATCCGTCTCGTCGGCGGCGAACAGTACCTCAAGAGACTGATGAACGGCAGGCCGGTCGTCGAGGGGCAGACCTTCAGGATCAACGTCCTGGGCAACCCCTTAACCTTCGTCGTCGCAAAGGTCTCGCCCAGGGGCATCGCGATCATCAACGACTCGACCGAGATCGAGCTGAAGGAGACGCCGTACAAACCCGAGGAGGGGAAGCGCAAGGAAGTCTCCGACGTCCACTACGAGGACATCGGCGGCCTCGGCCGCGAGCTCGACATGGTCAGGGAGATGATCGAACTCCCGCTCAGGCACCCCGAGATCTTCGAGCGGCTTGGCATCGAGCCCCCGAAGGGCGTGCTCCTCTACGGCCCGCCGGGCACGGGCAAGACCCTGATCGCAAAGGCCGTCGCAAACGAGGTGGATGCCAACTTCATCTCCATCTCAGGCCCAGAGATCATGGGCAAGTACTATGGCGAGTCAGAGGAGCGGCTGCGCGAGGTCTTTGAGAAAGCGCAGGAGAACGCCCCGACGATCGTATTCATCGACGAGATCGACTCGATCGCCCCCAAGCGCGAGGAGACGAAGGGCGAGGTGGAGCGGCGGGTCGTCGCCCAGCTCCTCTCCTTGATGGACGGGCTCAAGACCCGTGGGCAGGTCGTCGTCATCGCGGCGACGAACATCCCTGACGCCATCGACCCGGCCCTGCGCCGCGGCGGCCGGTTCGACCGCGAGATCGAGATCGGCATCCCTGACCGGAAGGGGCGGCACGAGATCTTCCAGGTGCACACCCGCGGCGTTCCCCTCGCGGAGAACGTCGACCTCCAGCACCTCGCCGATGTGACCCACGGCTTCGTCGGCGCCGACATCTCCCTCCTCGTAAAGGAGGCGGCGATGCACGCCCTGCGGCAGGTGATCCCGAAGATCAAGATCGAGGAGGAGATCCCGGCCGAGTTGATCGAGAAACTGCGGGTCACCGGCGAAGACTTTGACGAGGCCAGAAAGCACGTCGAGCCCTCGGCGATGCGCGAGGTGCTCGTCGAGGTGCCGAACGTCTCCTGGGAGGACGTCGGCGGGCTCGAAGACGTGAAAGCAGAGCTCACCGAGGCGGTGGAATGGCCGCTGAAGTACCCCGAGGTGTTCACCCGGATGCAGACCAAACCGCCGAAGGGCATCCTTCTCTTCGGCCCGCCCGGGACGGGGAAGACCCTGCTCGCCAAAGCGACGGCGAACGAGAGCGAGTGCAATTTCATCTCGGTAAAGGGGCCTGAGCTCCTCTCGAAGTGGGTCGGCGAATCTGAAAAGGGCGTGCGCGAGATCTTCCGCAAGGCGCGGCAGGCCTCTCCGTCGATCATCTTCTTCGATGAGATCGATGCCCTCGTGCCAAAGCGCGGCTCGTATGCGAACTCCTCGCACGTGACCGAAAGCGTCGTCTCCCAGCTCCTCACCGAGCTCGACGGGCTTGAGGAGCTCAAAAGCGTCATGGTCCTCGGTGCCACAAACCGCCCTGACATGCTCGACGACGCCCTCCTGCGCCCGGGCCGCCTCGACCGGATCGTCTATGTCCCTCCCCCTGACCTGGAGAGCCGGAAGAAGATCTTCGAGGTGTACCTGAAGGGCACCGAGGAGATGATGGCATCTGACGTCGGCATCGACGATCTTGTCGCCCGGAGTGACGGCTACGTCGGCGCCGACATCGAAGCGGTCGTCAGGGAGGCGAAACTCGCGGCGATGCGGGAGTTCATCGCGGCGATGAAGGGCAAGACTGCCGAGGAGCGCA
Above is a window of Methanofollis tationis DNA encoding:
- a CDS encoding 5-formyltetrahydrofolate cyclo-ligase; the encoded protein is MNTAPVGKAQIKQVMRLEAKARRCALSPEAIEEKSRAITGRLLALADGAGTVMVYVSKPPEVETAGLIDALLSAGKRVVIPIIEKERRTLRLSYLTDRSVLVESTFHVPEPIGSEVPASADDLDLIVVPVVGFDRTGSRIGYGAGYYDRFLSRAPDVPVVGAAFSCQEVPSVPCEAFDRRMDLVVTEDEVIACTC
- a CDS encoding CDC48 family AAA ATPase produces the protein MQKDQIEVTVKEAYHEDAGRGIARLGMDVMKALNLVSGDVIEIQGKQKAAAIVWPGYPEDIGKGIIRIDGNIRGNAHTGIDDTVKIRKVEASYGQKVVFQPTQPIRLVGGEQYLKRLMNGRPVVEGQTFRINVLGNPLTFVVAKVSPRGIAIINDSTEIELKETPYKPEEGKRKEVSDVHYEDIGGLGRELDMVREMIELPLRHPEIFERLGIEPPKGVLLYGPPGTGKTLIAKAVANEVDANFISISGPEIMGKYYGESEERLREVFEKAQENAPTIVFIDEIDSIAPKREETKGEVERRVVAQLLSLMDGLKTRGQVVVIAATNIPDAIDPALRRGGRFDREIEIGIPDRKGRHEIFQVHTRGVPLAENVDLQHLADVTHGFVGADISLLVKEAAMHALRQVIPKIKIEEEIPAELIEKLRVTGEDFDEARKHVEPSAMREVLVEVPNVSWEDVGGLEDVKAELTEAVEWPLKYPEVFTRMQTKPPKGILLFGPPGTGKTLLAKATANESECNFISVKGPELLSKWVGESEKGVREIFRKARQASPSIIFFDEIDALVPKRGSYANSSHVTESVVSQLLTELDGLEELKSVMVLGATNRPDMLDDALLRPGRLDRIVYVPPPDLESRKKIFEVYLKGTEEMMASDVGIDDLVARSDGYVGADIEAVVREAKLAAMREFIAAMKGKTAEERTDAIGNVRVTKKHFDTAFGKVKGSLSPESLEEFERLSWEILYSHEQRSALEKAAALVKRAGLAAGKGGDEVATLAGDLRKAVYARTKDLAGIRALSEKLEAALEKKRPATIPAPMHGS
- a CDS encoding carboxymuconolactone decarboxylase family protein, translating into MKPENQKTIDEFLSHADEMGDDIIAETEEWLGVVPFIFTLMRERPEAFALSVLGDYHTARPASLDPKTAELVAIAAAAGAGADSCVWVHIGTALKEGATRDEILDAILIAGIIGKTRVLAPALRAFRDRLPETDSLSTSPKNRS